The genomic window aatgagggatcaggcacagtggctcacacctgtaatctcaacactttgggaggccaaagtaggaggatcacttgagcccaggagtttgagaccagcttgggcaacttagggagaccccgtctctataaaacatttaaaaagtcagcCGGGCATGCTGGGGCATGCccatagtcgcagctactcaggaggctgaggtgggaggattgcttgagccctggaggtcgaggctgcagtgagccatgattgcgccactgcactccagcctggatgtcagAGCGAGAACCCGTgtcattcataaataaataaagcttcatGAAAGATTGATAGAATATTTTAGATTAGTTATTggcaaaaagtttttaaaactcatatttggaaacaaaatgaaaagtaaaatgttttaaatggttCATGGAAAACGTATTTGGGTAGAAGGCAACTCGTGCTTCCAGAAGGGGTTCCCTGTCCTCCATGCGTCACATAGCGGTCAGATAGGGATGACCTGCTCTGTGAAGTCCTTGGCACCGTTGAATCTGTGGCATCATAGAAAGCCCTGGAGCTTCCCCGTTCCTTTCAGTCAAGGACTCCATATAGAAGTCTCGTGTGGACGTCTCCTATGCTTTCCTCTTCACCTCTGCAGTCACACGTCTATTAACATCTGGTAACTGTGGGCAACCTGACTGATGCTGTCTTGGTGATTGAGGTCCAGAAGATGATAGTTCCGCATCCCAAACAGTAcctactttttttcttcatctatgcATTGACTCTCAGATTACCATGCAGAGCTTCAAATTACCATCCATGTTAAGTAGTGCTAGGACTTTAGAGATGTTCATGAGAAACTATTTGTTATGACTTTCCTTTGtatctttccttttaatttaaacTTTAGTGATAATGTACTTTTAATATGGGTtccattcacattgttttaaaaaccttGTAAATATGAATGTTTAAGACAACTTACTGCAAGGGTAATTTAAgtttacatgatttttaaatttgcaatgatgtggtttttttttttttctgtgtatggaAAAAAATTTTCTGTTACCAAATTTTACAATTTCTAATAAGACTActataattttatgtaaactGATGAAGACTTGTGCTGATTAACATGTTCTGTGATACAGTTTAcaatttttaatcattataaaataattgtccATGATTTGGAATGCTGTTACTTatcagtaaatgtaaaatatttgaggCATTTAGCCATACACACActagaactttttaaaacttatctTTGTCCTATAGTGTAATTATAAACTGATGACTTCATACATTGAGTTTTCATGCatcagtgaaatgaaaaatatgggatttatttactttttgtaactaagttggaaataagaaaaaaattagtactTTAAGGGGAAAATGGTTCTTATTAAGTCATGTATTTTCAACTTGTCTTCCCTGGTATATCATAAATATCAACTTATTACATACCCCACGTAAAATTTTGCTTAAACTCTCTAGCACTTGGCATGTAGAATATGTACCATAGGTATCCGGTTAAAACACTAAAGTCTGCCAGAAACTTTTGACAGTAGCAAGAAAATTGTTGAAGAAAAAATGAACTATTTACTGAGGGTAGTTATGTTAAAGTTTTTGCGAACTTAAAGGGCTGACTTTAGTTCTTTCATGGTAATGGCTTGAATAACATCATCTTTGGGATTTTTTAAATACTGGTCCAGTCTAGCAGAACCTGGAAGATGACCAGAGGTATTTCAGTTTCCCTAGGGAGAGCTTCATTATCCATGTGGATAATAAGTCTGCTTGATTTATTATTAAATCATTACAGCAGTGAAGTGGTGCCATTTTCTCTCAAGCCCCATTTGAAAGGCTAGAGAAGGggatatatatactatattcaAGGTTTGTAAGGTTGTTACTGTACATAATTGCAGATTGCAGTAAAAGCTTAGATACATTATGTAAACCCAACCCACTAAATGAGCAGGTTACAAGACAAATGTTACCAGCCCCAAGTATTTTATGAACTATTTACTGAGGGTAGTTATGTTAAATAGATTATAATGTGGTAAATTATTTCCTGAATCCTTTATCACAGGAAAAACACAGATCCTCATAAAAGGGATAATTAAAAGGGATGTCTCTGAACATTTAGTGAAGATGAGACTTAAAACATGAAagtgtatttgtgtattttgagGGTTTTAGAAACCAGTTGCCTTAGAGGTTAGacttctggggggaaaaaaaaagaaatcttttcccCTGGCCAAAGGGAAGTTGTGTGAGTCTGTGACATCTTGTGATGCTGTTTATCTTGGTTTGACATTGGAGATATGCTGGTAACTATAACACCATACTACAAAACAGAAGAATTTTCTGCTACTGAAACTGCCTTTTTACAAAATGActgtaaatatttgtaaagtaaCACTAAACTTTAAGCCCAGAAGGAGAGGTTCTAGAGCCATGTATTCAGCTGGGGACCTGTCCTTGGAGCACAGTGCCACCCCATCACAGTGTTGCTGTCATCAGGCAAAAGTGAATGAGCAAATTCGTGTTTTGCGAATGGCTTAATTCTGACACTACCTTTCTGgtaaatgttaataaatttttaatattcactTCTATGTGTCTTGATTTGTTTGCTCTTTGTGTGTGGAGTTAATTTGGCCTTGCAGACATAAATGCTTTAATAAAGCGGCTTTGGCGGTAACGGAAGGGCTTTTCCATTTCAGCAGGCAGGCACGGAGGTGTCTTTATTGCCACGTCTAACATGGCCTGGGGAAGAGCACTGAAGATGGAGACAAGTCCTGGGTTTGGGCCCATCTCCCTACTTGGATGTGTGACTTTAAACCAATCAGATAACCTCCAAACACATCTTCTGATTTTTAGATGACTGCAAATTGTTGAGGACATGAAATGAGTGATTGTGAAAGCCATTTTGTAAGCTATGAAGTACTAAAACAATTTGTGAGCCCTACAGAGAACATGGGATTAACAGTTAAGGTGTCACAGCTTTGGGCCAAGTGTGAGCTCTCTGGCTAAGAGAATAGGAATTGCTTTGGCCACCTCCCACCCCTTAATCTCTAGAAGAGGAGGGCTTAAGAATGGTGGGTGTGATGCCCAGGGGCAGGAATCTAACCAGAGCCCAGCAGAGACGTCAGGATCCTGGTCCCATGGGTGAAATAAGTACATCATAGAGAGGACCACAGCAGAACTGCAACTTTTTGTttgcatagtttttttttgtttttttgaggcagagtctcagtctgtcgcccaggctggagtgtagtggcgcgatcttggctcactgcatgctccgcctcccgggttcacgccattctcctgcctcagcctcccgagtagctgggactacaggtgcccaccaccacgcccagctaattttttgtatctttagttagtagagacggggtttcacagtgttagccaggatgcggtctcgtgacctcatgatctgcctgcctcggcctcccaaaatgctgggattacaggcatgagctaccgcacccggcccagttgTATAGATTCTGAAGCCACTCACTAAATACGAAGAAATCATTTATGATACTATGCAGACCATGGAGAACACAACAGACTCTAGATTTGAATAATTTATTCTAACAAAAGTATAAAGTATGGAAAATTAGTGTCTATGAATCATTTCAGAGAGTAGAGCAAGTTTCACACTAGCAGATTTCAGATTTTAGCACCtttgaaaagaaatattcagAGTTAAGACACGTGGCAACGCAGGCTGCAGGTGACCTACAGGGATACTCATCTGACTTCGGTGCCGTTCACATCACAGTGTGGTCATTTGGTTTTTTCCTCTACATTGTGAGAATGCCACAAAACACTTAAAGAGAACAAGGAGAGAGTTCACTGAATTCATGGCTGGTGGTTAGAGGATGAACTAGAGACAAAAGGAGAAAGGCCATAGGCTGAACTGCAAGTCAGATAGACAGTCCGAAGGCGCTGACGATGCAGTACATGGTCTTATTCTCCCATCGCACAGTGCAGCTCCCTGCGGGAGGGAAGAGAGCAGCATTTAAGGCAGGGAATGCTGGGGGACGATGTTTTACTCACAATAAGGCCAACAGTCAAGTACCTATAGGCTACGCAAAGAACCTTGGCAAGtctattataaaatgttttaaaagattgaTAAACATACATTgcattcaaagaaaagaaatgtccaGTCACATATTTCACACAACAAAACTTCACAAACATGAATGAAAATCATACCGTCAGTAGAGCTGTCCCAGAAGCAGGAACTTGCCGTGTGTAATCCAGCCCCATTCTTCTGCATGATTACACAGGTCACTTaagttaaaacaaatttttattagagaagtCTACCGGGTAACACAAATGTCATtctgtccactttttttttttttgagatggagtctccctgtgtcacccaggctggagtgcagtggtgcaatctcggctcactgcaacctccgcccctccaggtttaagcaattctctgcctcagcctctggagtagctgggattacaggcacgtgccaccacgcccagctaattttttgtatttttagtaaagatggggtttcaccatcttggccaagctggtcttgaactcctgacctcgtgatccacctgcctcggcctcccaaagtgctgggattacaggcatgagccactgcgcccggcccattctgTCCACTTTCAGCAAAAGTACATAGCTGCACATGGTTGATGTTCTCAATAAAAATTATAGGGACAGATTGCCTCGTCTCACTACACTGACAAATTATAGGTGCTTCTTGACTTACAGTGTCccataaacccatcataaatcgacaatatataaaaattaagttgCAAATGCACTTAATACCCTGGTAAATCCATCACAAAGTTGAAAAATCCTAAGTTGAACCACTGTTAAGTTGGGGGCTGTCTGTACACGCTTCCTCTCCACTTCACTTGTTCTAAAAGCATCTGATGGGACTTCCTGTAAGATCCCGCTTCACAAACGCCCTGCAACTGTACCAGCAGCCAAATGGTCAAGTGTATGCTAACGTATGCTACACACACGACCGACTCCCACCAGAAGCCTTCCTTGAGGTGGGGCCACGTTAGCTGTTGTTTCTGGTACTGGATGCCCCTCTGATCAGTGTTAAAAAACCATCCCTCAAATATACAAGAAACAAAAACCCATTACCGATGTATTTAAACGGTTTTCCCAGCTTAGTGAGTTGGCTTAAAGTTTGTTCTACTACATTTGTGGTCCACTGGTTCACTTTGCTGTGTTGATAAGCGTTACCACCAATTGCGCTTTCTATAGCCTAGAAAACAAAGCACAAAGTGCGTCCCGGTTAACCAAATGCACTCACACCACCTTTCAATCAGAACTGACAGCACCCCAAGAAGTGatttatgaaaagtttatttttaatcatgAGGGTGCCTTTGCAAATATACCTTTTAATagtattatatttcatttaaatgtttgaaatttgctttaaaaattcagtCTGTCAAATTATTTACACATTTTGACCTAATACTTACACTTAATGTTCACTACTACTATTAATATTTAGAGAtaagcaatacattttttttcctgtcgaggttagaaaatattttgccaTTCATTTCTTAAAGGTGTATTACTTTTATCTACTACTATCTAACATATACTAATACTATATATTAGAAGAATTATATTATTTGTACAACTGACAATATATAAACCTATCCAAATaatcatatattaaaaaatacttttatccaGCATTGTTTGGGAACAGGTTATCACGTTAAGTGCATTTTTCAGATAACTAAAAGCCCTTTATATTCCAAAACTTATTTTAGGTTTATGatgacatttttttattttgatttttctgaggcagggtctccttctgttgcccaggctggagagcagtgatgcaatcttggctcactgcagccttgacctctggcgctcaagcagtcctcccacctcagcttccccagtagctgggactgtaggcaggtgccaccatgcctggctacttttttgtagagatggggtcttgctctgttgcccaggctgctgtcaaatgcctgggctcaagtgatcctcctgcctcagcctcctaaagtgctgggattgcaggcataagccacagcacccagcccaacttttctcctttattatacGCTTACTTCTTTTTCTATGCTATACTCTTTGGGGGTTATCTGACAATGCAAGGCTCACTGTCGCTGTTCTCGCTAAGCTTATCGCTATGATACTGCCATTGTGTGATTTTCTGGGTTTTTCAGCGTCAGCTCCCCTTTCACATGGATGCCAGTGTGCTTGCATCTCAGCAACTTTCTTCTCTACCCCTAACTTGCTGTGCTAGAAACCAGGAACCTGAGTTTCTATGACACTTATGACCTAAAGTGAAAATAACAACATTCAGTGAGGGCCAAGGTCTGTCCTCAGACAGGCAGAGCAAACCAGCAGTCCGGGGATCTGAGCTGTGCACAGTGGGGACAGACTGGTATCTGATGCCTGTGGCTTAGATCCAGTGACCTTGCTTTTGAGGACCTAAAACCTCCCTAGGTCACTCTGATTTCTACCTACAGACCTGCCAATCATCTCCCTGGGACTCTGAGTAGTCATGTTACACACAGGGCTGGCTTACTTCTTGTCCTCTGCCACTGTGCTCCCTCCCAGCTCAGAGGCTGCAAGAGGGCTGGGGGGCCAGAAGTCCCAGTTTAAGAGGACAGCGGTATTACTAGACCTGGGCATTGTCAAAAGGTGGGGGGGCTTTGTTTAAGCTAAACCTCTCCCTCCACCAGCTCTCCCTCCTCACATACTCTGAAACTGTTTTTCAAGGAGGAGGGAACTCTCCACCAATTTTGGACCTGCGCAAATTGACTACTACCCAATATTTAGGGTCACCTGAGTACAGAATTACCTGTAGTCCCTGCAATAGGGGGGAACGGGGAATGTGCACTGCCCCCACTTCCCATGGGGCCTTGTCCCCTCTTTTTACTGCATTACCCCTACTTCTACTCATTCTTCAGATTTCAGCTCGAAATGGTCCCTGAACTCCCTGGGTGGGTCACATTCCCTGTTCAATGCTCTCACAGCACCACCACTAGTGGCACTTACCACACAGCAAATGCAGGCTGACACTTTCCAGGGGGACTGTTTGATGTGTCTGCCCTGCCCACCCCTCAGCTGTAAACTCCAGGAGGGTATATGCCCTGCGTGCTCCCTCAGTATGTACTTTCTGAATGAATAACAAACATcccttctgtctctcttcctcttcatgaTCAATACCACCATAAAGTGTGAGTTTAGAAATGTAAGAAAAGTAAGCATATAGGCCCCAAACTGGATCACCAGTTAACTGGAAGTTAACTGTTCAATTTTCTTATACTCACTCTTTCTTCATTCAACCCTGGAGACATCTATTTGTATGCCAGGAGTCTTTTATGCTTAAAAGATTATAGAATCAAGTCTTGGTGATATTCAGGAATAATGCTATGTACATAAAATTCCTTGtctgatttaaaatatgtaatttgtatAATATAGAAGCAATTCTTAACTAGCTATTTGCTGAAGTAAAAACTGTTATTTGAAACACCAAAACACACAGACTCGGTCAAAACAATTCCAAGATAGtatttaaaacacattattttctcTAATATAAGCCATTAATCAAACCTTTAAGAAGTGAGCATTTATCCTCTTACCTCTTTTACAATGTTGCTCACTTCATCAACAACAAAAGCAGTCTGCAAGGAAGAACATTCagttaagtttatttaaaagatatttccaCTACATTGATAAATGCAAATTTACGTAATGAACATAATTTAGAAATGAAGACCTTAGAAATAATCTAAGTAGACTGTTCACTTTAGCAAGGAGGGATGGCATTACAGTCTTCAGAAACCAGAAGACTAGAATACATGTACGTAATGTAAAGgtgttctgttttatttatttatttttgagacagagtgttgctttgtagaccaggctggaacacagtggcatgatctcggctcactgcaatctccacctgccaggttcaagtgatactcctgcttcagtctcccaagtagctaggattacaggtgtcctccaccacacccagctagttttcgtatttttagtagagatgggggtttcaccatgttggccaggctggtctcaaactcctgacctcaggtgatcctcccacctcagcctcccaaagaggtgggattacaggcgttaagccgccacacccggccctgttttattttaatcatgcCACAATCTAAGACTTCACTTTAAACTAGAATTCATTCTCTTCTTCCATTTCAACTGACTGCTAGAATCATTAAGCAATAGAGAGGCTTAATGAGTTGGgtgatttttgtataaattaaCTGAAGCTGCTGAAGCCATCCATTTAAGATGTAATTCTCTCTTCCATGATGTTAACTGATTAGGAGGCCTGACCttgaggaaattttttttttttttttttttttttgagacggagtcttgctctgtcacccaggctggagtgcagtggccggatctcagctcactgcaagctccgcctcccgggtttacgccattctcctgcctcagcctcccgagtagctgggactacaggcatccaccacctcgcccggctatttttttgtattttttagtagagacggggtttcaccgtgttagccgggatcgtctctcgatctcctgacctcgtgatccgcccatctcggcctcccaaagtgctgggattacaggcttgagccaccgcgcccggccgaggaaattttttttaaagcaccatTAGTTGTAAAATGTACAATGATTATATTATTTCCaggtaattatttttctttcccagtgATGCCCTCCTACTCCAGGACTAACCACCATCTGCCAGCATGGCCGTTCTCCGTCAGTGTCTGGATGACACGGGAAGTGAGCTGCCTGCAGTAATCTAGTGCCAGGAGTAtagttttcttagttttccttttacACATGGTAGATCTGAATGGGTAAAAGGTCATCCTGAAAAT from Macaca fascicularis isolate 582-1 chromosome 4, T2T-MFA8v1.1 includes these protein-coding regions:
- the DYNLT1 gene encoding dynein light chain Tctex-type 1 isoform X1, producing MEDYQAAEETAFVVDEVSNIVKEAIESAIGGNAYQHSKVNQWTTNVVEQTLSQLTKLGKPFKYIVTCVIMQKNGAGLHTASSCFWDSSTDGSCTVRWENKTMYCIVSAFGLSI
- the DYNLT1 gene encoding dynein light chain Tctex-type 1 isoform X2, which gives rise to MEDYQAAEETAFVVDEVSNIVKEAIESAIGGNAYQHSKVNQWTTNVVEQTLSQLTKLGKPFKYIEEWGWITHGKFLLLGQLY